In Pseudodesulfovibrio hydrargyri, a single window of DNA contains:
- a CDS encoding HD-GYP domain-containing protein, whose protein sequence is MADREKQTVLVVDDIPTNLDLLVETLKNEYRVLAALSGREALDIVHSGTPPDIVLLDVMMPYMDGYTVCERIKADLRSRNIPVIFVTARDQEQDQTRGFEVGGVDYITKPVSPAVVLARVRTHLALHNQNLALERKVAERSRDLYETRLQIIRRLSVAAEYKDNETGMHIVRMSGYCRALAKAAGLDEEAVDLIHSAAPMHDVGKIGIPDHILTKPARLDHDEWEIMKTHTTIGAAIIGEHDNRLMVMARRIALTHHERWDGTGYPEGLAGEDIPLEGRIVALADVFDALTSRRPYKEAWPEDEACAHIREQRGKHFDPELTDLFLDNLETLREIKASVGE, encoded by the coding sequence TCGATCTGCTGGTGGAGACTCTGAAGAACGAATACCGGGTGCTGGCCGCGCTCAGCGGCCGCGAGGCCCTGGACATCGTCCACTCGGGCACCCCGCCGGACATCGTCCTCCTGGACGTCATGATGCCGTACATGGACGGCTACACGGTATGCGAGAGGATCAAGGCGGACCTGCGCTCCCGGAACATTCCGGTCATCTTCGTCACGGCCCGCGACCAGGAACAGGATCAGACCAGGGGATTCGAGGTCGGCGGAGTGGACTACATCACCAAGCCGGTCAGCCCGGCCGTGGTCCTGGCCAGGGTGCGCACCCATCTGGCCCTGCACAACCAGAACCTGGCCCTGGAGCGGAAGGTGGCCGAACGCTCCCGCGATCTCTATGAGACCCGGTTGCAGATCATCCGCAGGCTCAGCGTGGCCGCCGAATACAAGGACAACGAGACCGGCATGCACATCGTCCGCATGAGCGGCTATTGCCGGGCCCTGGCCAAGGCCGCCGGGCTGGACGAGGAGGCGGTCGACCTGATCCACAGCGCGGCTCCCATGCACGACGTGGGCAAGATCGGCATCCCGGACCACATCCTGACCAAGCCCGCCAGGCTCGACCACGACGAGTGGGAGATCATGAAGACCCACACCACCATCGGCGCGGCCATCATCGGCGAGCACGACAACCGGCTCATGGTCATGGCCCGGCGCATCGCCCTGACCCACCACGAGCGCTGGGACGGCACGGGCTATCCCGAGGGGTTGGCCGGGGAGGACATCCCGCTGGAAGGCCGCATCGTGGCCCTGGCCGACGTGTTCGACGCCCTGACCTCCCGGCGTCCCTACAAGGAGGCCTGGCCAGAGGACGAGGCGTGCGCCCACATCCGCGAGCAGCGGGGCAAACACTTCGACCCCGAACTCACGGACCTCTTCCTGGACAACCTGGAGACCCTGCGCGAGATCAAGGCGAGCGTGGGCGAATAG
- a CDS encoding DEAD/DEAH box helicase, whose product MENDTQHPDNGTETTETGPAPITFDTLPENLRQACERAGWDRLMPVQERAIPFLLDNQDVMVQARTGSGKTGAFVLPLVHKLDPSRHTCQALVMVPTRELAKQVAQEARMLAGDGFKVVAVYGGVGYKEQLDAFREGANLVVGTPGRILDHLMRRNLTLDDLKVLIFDEADRMLSVGFYPDMLEVKRYLPRNIDGAFMFSATFPPSVLRLAEEFMVKPQFMSLSSDEENVSAIAHQFVEVPAMGKERKLIKLIELENPSSAIIFSNTKRNVEFTAALLSQFGFDAEGLTSDLTQNKREALMTRIKAGQLRFLVATDVAARGIDIPELSHVFMMEPPEDPESYVHRAGRTGRAGATGTAITMVDVIQKMELERIAARFKIHFEEIKDPTEDDVTAIIGERLTAILEKKYRKLTNLQRERVSRFLPLVKKYAEDEESLALLAMLLDELYQPTLHGKPAEPDTAPEPRRERPAPRERGGRDRRPADKPRERRPERSARPEQPARTEEPARDDEPREPRAQQQEPGESREPRAAKEQPRPPRSRGRRAAKPQNDRPAPEPKAAPEEPRDSGPAGDEDGESRPKVKRRRRRRRRKPSGS is encoded by the coding sequence CACCTTCGACACCCTGCCCGAGAACCTGCGGCAGGCCTGCGAACGCGCCGGATGGGACAGGCTCATGCCCGTCCAGGAGCGCGCCATCCCCTTCCTCCTCGACAACCAGGACGTCATGGTCCAGGCCCGGACCGGTTCCGGCAAGACCGGCGCCTTCGTGCTGCCGCTGGTGCACAAGCTCGACCCGTCCCGGCACACCTGCCAGGCCCTGGTCATGGTGCCCACCCGCGAACTGGCCAAGCAGGTCGCCCAGGAGGCGCGCATGCTGGCCGGCGACGGCTTCAAGGTGGTGGCCGTCTACGGCGGCGTGGGCTACAAGGAACAGCTCGACGCCTTCCGCGAGGGCGCGAACCTGGTGGTCGGCACCCCCGGCCGCATCCTTGACCACCTCATGCGCCGCAACCTGACTCTGGACGACCTCAAGGTCCTGATCTTCGACGAGGCGGACCGCATGCTCTCGGTGGGCTTCTACCCGGACATGCTCGAGGTCAAGCGGTACCTGCCGCGCAACATCGACGGGGCCTTCATGTTCTCGGCCACCTTCCCGCCCAGCGTGCTGCGCCTGGCCGAGGAGTTCATGGTCAAGCCGCAGTTCATGAGCCTCTCCTCGGACGAGGAGAACGTTTCGGCCATCGCCCACCAGTTCGTCGAGGTCCCGGCCATGGGCAAGGAACGCAAGCTCATCAAGCTCATCGAGCTGGAGAACCCGTCTTCGGCGATCATCTTCTCCAACACCAAACGGAACGTGGAGTTCACCGCCGCCCTGCTTTCCCAGTTCGGGTTCGACGCCGAGGGGCTGACCTCGGACCTGACCCAGAACAAGCGCGAGGCGCTCATGACCCGCATCAAGGCCGGGCAGCTGCGCTTCCTGGTGGCCACGGACGTGGCCGCGCGCGGCATCGACATCCCGGAACTGTCCCACGTGTTCATGATGGAGCCGCCCGAGGACCCGGAGTCCTACGTGCACCGCGCTGGCCGCACCGGGCGGGCCGGGGCCACGGGCACGGCCATCACCATGGTCGACGTCATCCAGAAGATGGAGCTCGAGCGCATCGCCGCCCGGTTCAAGATCCACTTCGAGGAGATCAAGGACCCCACCGAGGATGACGTGACCGCGATTATCGGGGAGCGGCTGACCGCCATCCTGGAAAAGAAATACCGCAAGCTGACCAATCTGCAGCGCGAGCGGGTCTCCCGCTTCCTGCCCCTGGTCAAGAAATACGCCGAGGACGAGGAGTCCCTGGCCTTGCTGGCCATGCTTCTGGACGAGCTGTACCAGCCCACCCTGCATGGCAAGCCCGCCGAGCCCGACACCGCTCCCGAGCCCCGGCGCGAACGGCCCGCCCCCCGCGAGCGCGGCGGCAGGGACCGACGGCCCGCGGACAAGCCCAGGGAGCGGCGTCCCGAGCGGTCCGCCCGGCCAGAGCAGCCCGCCCGGACCGAGGAACCGGCCCGCGACGACGAGCCGCGCGAACCCCGTGCCCAGCAGCAGGAACCCGGCGAATCCCGCGAGCCCCGGGCGGCCAAGGAGCAGCCCCGCCCGCCCCGGTCCAGGGGAAGACGAGCAGCCAAACCGCAGAACGACCGGCCCGCGCCCGAGCCCAAGGCCGCGCCGGAGGAGCCGCGCGACAGCGGCCCGGCCGGAGACGAGGACGGGGAATCCAGGCCCAAGGTCAAGCGGCGCAGGCGCAGAAGGCGGCGCAAGCCCTCCGGCAGCTAG